The Streptomyces cyanogenus DNA segment CACGCGCACGAGGCGATCAGGCCGTACAGGGCCTCGGTGAGCCAGACGGGACTGAGGTCGATACGGAATTCGCCGCCGCGCTGTCCGCGCTGGAACAGGGCGCCGATCCGGGTGTCCAGGCGCTGCCAGCCCTCGTTCTGCCGGTCGCCCTCCCACAGCTGGTTCTCGCCGTAGAGGAACGCGAGCAGTCCGGCGGCCGGCTGGATCTCGCGCACCAGCCGGCGTACGGCCTCGGCGGCGGACCCCTCCTCCGGCCGGGCGCGGTCCAGCGCCCCCTCGCACTCCGCGATGCCGAGCTGCTCCAGCGCCCGGACGAGCGCGTCCCGGCCGGCGAAGTGCCGGTGCAGGGTGGCCCGGCTGATCCCGGCGGCCTTGGCGACGTCGTCCATGGTCGCGGTGGATTTGCGGGTCAGCAGGGCGGCTGCGCTGCGCAGCACGTGGTCACGGTCGAGGGCCATGAGACAAGGATAGCCCAGATGAGACACTGATGTCTCACCGAAGGCATGCGTGACTCATATCCGCTGATCGGACGGGGTGACGCGTCAGTGCCAGGGCAGCTGTCCGCGGTGCTCCCAGTAGGCGCGCGGGTCCTCCGCGAGTGTGGCGAGGCGGGTCATCTGGTCCGCGTCCAGGTCGACGGCGGGGGCGTGGAGGTTGGAGACGAGCTGGGGGACGGTCGCGGCACCGGAGAGGACGACCCCGACCCAGGGCTCACGCAGGATCCAGGCGAGGGCGACCGCGTCACAGCCGAGGCCGGTCGCGGCCGCCACCTCCTGCAGCGCCTCCGGCGCGTGCGGTGCGGCCAGCCGGCCGTTGGCCATGCCCTCCTTGACGATCACGGTGAGCCCGGCGTCGTGCGCCTCGGCGAGCGCGGGGCCGGCGGAGCGCTCCAGGACGTTGTACGTCGACTGGACGGTACGGAAGAGGGGCTCGCCGTCGACCGTCACGGCGAGGGCGGCGCGGATCGCGTCGGCCTGGGCGGGGCCGCTGGTGGAGAAGCCGAGGGTGAGGCCCCCGGCGGCGGCCTCCGCCAGCCTGGCGTGGAGGTCCTTGTCGGTGAGGGCCGGGCTGTCCGGGGTCACCGAGTGGATCTGGTAGAGGTCGAGCCGGTCGCCGAGCAGGGCTTCGGTCTCGGCCCGCTGCCGTTCGTAGGTGGCGAGGCTGTGGTCCTTGACCTCGTGCCGCTCGGCGTCGGTGGACCAGCCGGCGGTGTAGGTGTAGCCCCACTTGCTGCCGACGACCGCGTCGTCGATGTCCGGGCGGGCGTTCAGCCAGTCGGCAAGGAACTCCTCCGAGCGGCCGTAGGAGCGGGCGACGTCGAAGTAGCGGACGCCCTGCGCGTAGGCCGCGTCGAGGAGTTCGTGGGTACGGCTGCGCAGCGCCTCCACGCTGCGGTCGTCGCCGAGGTCCGTGTCGCGGTCGAGGTTGATGTAGCCCGGGCGGCCGACGGCGGCGAGACCGAGTCCCAGGTGGGCGGTGGGGGTGGTCGCGGTGGCCAGGCGGCTGAACGGCATGGCAGGCTCCCTGTCGGCGGAGGATCTTGCCCCAATCTACCCAGCCGCCCGGGGTTCAGCCCGTGCCGACGCAGCGCGGCACGAAGGCGGGGTCGGCCGGCCCCTTGCGTCCGAGGGCGTTCAGCACCCACTGCTCGACCAGCGGCGACTTGGGCGCCTGGTCGTGCTCGGTGGTGTCGAGCGGGCAGCGGTCCTGGAGCAGCACGTTGGTGACGTAGCTGTCCGGCCCGTCGAGGAAGGCACTGGTGTACGGGACGACGACCTCGTCGTACCGGGTGGCGACGGCCGTGTAGTCGGGGCCGACCGGGGCCTCGGGGTCGGAGTTGAGCCGCTGGAGGAAGTCCGAGCCGGCGGTCTGGTCGACACACGAGGGGCAGACGGTGGCACCGGCGGCGAGCGCGAGCGGGTTGGAGGTGCCGTGGTTGGAGGGCACGATCCCGACGAGGTCGTCCACCTTGGTGGCACCGCCGAGGAACTTCACGTAGTAGCGGGGCATCATGCCGCCCTGGCTGTGCCCGACGATGTCGACTTTCCTGGCGCCGGTCGCACCGAGCACGGCGTTCACGAAGTCGCGCAGCTGGGCCGCCGCGTCCGGGATCGGGGCCGTCTCCAGGCCGCCGTACTCGAAGGAGAAGACGCAGTAGCCGGCGCGGACGAGCTCGGGCGAGAGGGTCAGCCAGTTCTCGTACGACGTCTTGAACGTGCCGTTCACCAGGACGACCGGCTGCGGATGGGCCGCGTCCGGCTTGCAGGACCAGTCGTTGGCGCCGGGCGGCGGTGTGTCGGCGGCGGAGGCGGGGGCCGTCGTGCCGAGCGCGCACAGCGCCGCCGCCGCGGCGGCGGCGAGGAGGCGGGCGGTTCGACCGGTGCGTCGGGTACGGGGTGCGCGCATGACGTCCCTTTCGTGCTGGTGCCGGCGGCTCAGATCGTCCGTTGTTCGGCATTGCCGAACGCGGATTACCGGAATGGTTACTTCCGGGTAGCGGGACGTCAAGGTTTCGGCCAGTGGCTGAAACCCGTCTGTTATCGAGTCCGTGAGCGAGCAGCCCCGGGCAGCAGGAGGAACCCGGACAGCACGAAGGGCCCGGACACGGGTCCGGGCCCTTCGAGGAGTGGCGGGGGAGCTAGGCCTTCTTGGCGTCCGCCCACGCGTGCTGGGCCGCCACGTCCGCCTTGACCTCGGTCAACTGGACGGCCACCGCGCTGGGGGCCGTACCGCCCCGCCCGTTGCGGGAGGCGAGGGCGCCGGGGACGTTGAGGACCGAGCGGACCTCGGGCGTGAGGTGGGCGGAGATCTTCGCGAACTGCTCGTCCGTGAGGTCGTCCAGCTCCTTGCCCTCGGCCTCGGCGACCTTGACGCACTCCCCCGCGACCTCGTGCGCCACGCGGAACGGCACGCCCTGCTTGACCAGCCACTCGGCGATGTCGGTGGCGAGCGAGAAGCCGGCCGGGGCCAGTTCCTCCATGCGCTCGCGGTTGACGGTGAGGGTGGCGATCATGCCGGTGAAGGCGGGGAGCAGCACCTCCAGCTGGTCACAGGAGTCGAAGACCGGCTCCTTGTCCTCCTGGAGGTCGCGGTTGTAGGCCAGGGGCAGGGCCTTGAGGGTGGCGAGCAGGCCGGTGAGGTTGCCGATGAGACGCCCGCTCTTGCCCCGGGCCAGCTCGGCGATGTCCGGGTTCTTCTTCTGCGGCATGATCGACGAGCCCGTGGAGAACGCGTCGTGCAGGGTCACGAAGGAGAACTCCTTCGTGTTCCAGATGATGATCTCCTCGGCGATCCGGGAGAGGTTCACGCCGATCATCGCCGTGATGAACGCGAACTCGGCGACGAAGTCCCGGGAGGCCGTGCCGTCGATGGAGTTGCCGACGCTGCCGTGCTCGAAGCCGAGGTCCTCGGCGACCGCCTCCGGGTCCAGGCCCAGGGAGGAGCCGGCGAGGGCGCCGGAGCCGTACGGCGACACGGCCGTCCGCTCGTCCCACTGGCGCAGCCGCTCGGCGTCCCGGGACAGGGACTGGACGTGGGCGAGCACGTGGTGGGCGAAGAGCACCGGCTGGGCGTGCTGGAGGTGGGTGCGGCCGGGCATCGCCACGTCCGGGTGGGCCTCGGCCAGGCCGATCAGGGCGTCCTGGAGGTCGGCGACCAGACCACCGATGATCCGGGCGTGGTCGCGCAGGTACATCCGGAACAGGGTGGCGACCTGGTCGTTGCGGGACCGGCCGGCGCGGAGCTTGCCGCCGAGGTCGGGGCCGAGGCGCTCCAGCAGGCCGCGCTCCAGGGCGGTGTGCACGTCCTCGTCGGCGATCGTGCCGACGAAGGTGCCGGCGGCCACGTCGGCCTCCAGCTGGTCGAGTCCGCCGAGCATGCGCGTCAGCTCGTCGTCGGTGAGCAGGCCCGCCTTGTGCAGGACACGCGCGTGGGCACGCGAGCCGGCGATGTCGTAGGGCGCGAGCCGCCAGTCGAAGTGGACGGACGCGGACAGCTTCGCCAGGGCCTCGGCCGGACCGTCGGCGAAACGGCCGCCCCAGAGCCGTACGTCCCCGCTGTTGCTGCTCACTTGCGTTGCTCCTCGAAGCTGTCGATGTACAGGCTCTTGATGTGCCACCGCCTCCCCACCCTTCCAGGCGGGGAGGCGGCTGTCAGGCTGATGCGTGCGAGGTGGACCCGCGCGTGCGACCGGTCGCGGTCACGCCAGGTCGCGCTTGGCCGCGATCTTCGACGACAGGCTGTAGATGTCGATGAAGCCCTTGGCCGCCGACTGGTCGAAGGTGTCGCCCGTGTCGTAGGTGGCGAGGTTGAAGTCGTACAGGGACTCCGTCGAGCGCCGGCCGGTGACGACGGCGCGACCGCCGTGCAGGGTCATCCGGATGTCGCCGGTGACGTGCTGGTTGGCCTCGTTGATGAAGCCGTCCAGGGCGCGCTTGAGCGGGGAGAACCACTGGCCGTCGTAGACCAGTTCGCCCCAGCGCTGCTCGACCTGCCGCTTGTAGCGGGCCAGTTCGCGCTCGACGGTGACGTTCTCCAGCTCCTGGTGGGCGGTGATCAGGGCGATCGCGCCGGGAGCCTCGTAGACCTCGCGGGACTTGATGCCGACCAGGCGGTCCTCGACCATGTCGATCCGGCCGATGCCCTGGGCGCCGGCGCGCTCGTTGAGCTGCTGGATGGCCTGCAGGACGGTGACGGGCTTGCCGTCGATGGCGACCGGCACGCCCTCCTTGAAGGAGATGACCACCTCGTCGGCCTCGCGGGCGACGGCCGGGTTGGAGGTGTACTCGTAGATGTCCTCGATCGGGGCGTTCCAGATGTCCTCCAGGAAGCCCGTCTCGACCGCGCGCCCGAAGACGTTCTGGTCGATGGAGTACGGGGACTTCTTGGTGGTGGCGATCGGGAGCTGCTTCTCCTCGCAGAAGGCGATCGCCTTGTCCCGGGTCATCGCGTAGTCGCGGACCGGGGCGATGCACTTGAGGTCGGGGGCGAGGGCGACGATGCCGGCCTCGAAGCGGACCTGGTCGTTGCCCTTGCCGGTGCAGCCGTGGGCGACCGTGGTGGCGCCGTGCTTCTTGGCGGCGGCCACGAGGTGCTTGACGATCGTCGGCCGGGACAGGGCGGAGACCAGCGGGTAGCGGTCCATGTAGAGGGCGTTGGCCTTGATCGCCGGGAGGCAGTACTCATCGGCGAACTCGTCCTTGGCGTCCGCGACCTCGGCCTCGACGGCGCCGCACGCGAGGGCGCGCTTGCGGATGACGTCCAGGTCCTCGCCGCCCTGGCCGACGTCGACCGCAACGGCGATGACCTCGGCGCCCGTCTCCTCGGCGATCCAGCCGATGGCGACGGAGGTGTCCAGACCGCCTGAGTAGGCGAGTACGACGCGCTCGGTCACGGGTTTCTCCTCACAGTGCATTCGCTGACATGCATGAGTATGCAGGGTTCTGCATGATTCGTCAATCAGCACTGGGCGGGCAGGAAATCCGCGACGAGTCTGGACGCGGGAAACCGCTTTCCCGTACTCCTCCCCGAACGCAGGCGCCGCGTTGCCCAACCCTTGCCGGGGGTCGACCAGACCCCCTGACCCAAGTGAGGCATCCGCATGTCCAGGGCTCTTCCGAAGTACGACCAGCGTCGCGTTGCGGTCGTCGGCGGTGCCGCCGCCGTGGTGCTGTCCGGCGCGGTGATCGCCGGCTCCGCCCTCGCCGGCACCCCGGCCGACAGCGACGACGCGACCGGCGCCCGCACGCCGGCGAGCCCCGGGACGATCACCTGCCCGGACGTCACCTCGAAGCTGCCCGCCGTCCCCGCCTCCGCGAAGGCAGAGGCCGACCGCGACCTCGCCCTCCTCCAGACCCAGATCCAGGAGGCCGACAGGCGGCTGAAGGACACGGTCGGCCAGGGCGGTCCGAACTTCGTCGACAACGCGATCCTCGGTCCGCTGAAGGACAAGCGTGCGTCGACCATCGACCGCATCGCCATCTCCATCGGCCGCGCCTCGGCCAAGCCGACGGGTCTGGACTCGCTGGCCGCCTGCGCCCTCACCGAGTGAGGTGACGGACAGCCGTGGCCGCCCCCGGGACGCGCGGGTTCGGGGGCGGCCACGGCACATCGTCCGGACCCGCCGGATCCGTCAATTACCTCCGGGAAGCGGGTGAGCAGGCTCGGGAAGGGCGGGTCGTCACGGAAGACGGGCTCGCCACGGCCGTGCACGCGCACGATGTTCGGCGGGCCCTGGAAGGCGCACCGCATCAGCGTGATCCGCCCGTTCTCCCTCAGGTGCCCGACGGTCCTCGAGGCCATCGACCCGGGCCTGCACGGACGGCGCGCGGTCATCGTCGTCCACGCCGAACTCGTCCGGGACTCCTGCGGGTACGCCGTCCCCCACATGGCGTACGAGGCGGACCGCGATCTGCACGCGAAGCGGTTCTCCCGCGAGGACGACGCCTGTCTGGACGCGTACTTCACCAGGAAGGAGCACATCGCGACCAGCCTGGACGGACTGCCCGGCCTGCCGCTGCCACTGCCGCCGTCTACCGTCTGAGCCATGCGCCCCGGTGTGGTCCTCGCCCTCGTCTCCGCCTCCTGCCTCGCCCTGCTGGGCGCGGCGCCCGGCTCCGGTCCGGTGCCGCTGCCCGCGACGATGGCGGACACGGGCGGCGGCAGTCAGCTGATCGTCGCCCGGGCCCCGGACACCGGCGCCACGGCGGGCACGGTCAGCTGGTGGGACCTGCGGGACGGGCAGTGGGTGCAGGCAGGGTCGGCACCGGCCCGGTTCGGGGCGGGCGGACTGGTGGAGGGCGGCAGCCGCGTACAGGACACGAAGACGACACCGACCGGGCTGTACGACCTCCCCTTCGGCTTCGGGACCAAGGCCGCGCCGGCCGGTACGACGGTCGAGTACCGCCCCGTCGGAGACGGTTCCTGGTGGTGCCAGGACAACGCCTCCGCCTCCTACAACCGCTGGGTCGATCCCCTGCCCGCCGACTGCCGCGCCACCGAGTCCGAGCACCTGATCGACTACCCCGGGCAGTACGCGTACGCCCTGGTGATCGGCTTCAACTACGACCGGCCTGTGCGGGGGCGGGGTGCCGGCATCTTCCTCCACGTCAACGGGGTCGCGGCGACGGCCGGTTGTGTGTCGGTGCCGGAGGGCGCCATGCGGCGGATCCTCGCCTGGGCACGCCCGTCGGCGAAGCCGCACATGGCCATCGGCACGGACAGCGGGGACACGGCGGTCACCCGGTACTGACGGCGCGATCAACCGCTGCCCAAGCGCCCTCCAGGTCCCCGAACTCCATTGTGGCACCGCGCTGTCAGTGGGCGGTGCCATCATGGATCCCTTGCTGACGGGGAGGGGACATGGCACAGGAGCACGACACCGCGCCGACCGGCGGCCATGCCTTCACGGCCGCCTGGGCCGAGGAGGACCTCGGACCGACGGCCGCCCCCTTCACCTACCGCTCCTCCTCCGACGGTCACGGCGTCGTGATCGAGGGCGACTGCCCCCGCTGCCACGGCAGGACCAGGACCGAGTACACGCGCGGCCTGCCGGGCACCGGCACCAAGGGGCTGCTGTCCTGGCTCGCCGGCCGCAGCCTGGAGCCGGAGGACGACGCGGAGACCCTCGTCCGTGAGGTGTACTTTTGCGAGTGCGGGCACCCCCACCCGAATCTGCCGCCGGACGCCCCCGTCGGCTGCGGTGCGAGCTGGCGGATCACCACGCTCGTGGAAGGCGGGACCCCGTGAGCCGCCAGGCGGACCGCCGTTGGGACCAGCTCGCCCGGGAACTGCGGTTCACGCAGCTCCCGGAGCTGCGCCGGCAGGCGGAGGGCTGGCGCAACGGGCTTGCCGGCCTCACCGCGCTGCTCACCGTCTTGGTCGTACTCAAGGGCCGCGACGACCTCACCCAGCTCCCGGACACCGCACGGCTGGCGGCGAGCGCCGCGCTTGGGGCCGCGTTCCTGGCATTCGTCGCCGGGTCGCTGCTCGCGATGCGGGCCGCGCACGGCCACCCCGGCGACCGGATGCTGCTCGCCGGCCAGGCGCTGCGCCGCTGGACGGAGCACGAGACGCTCCGCGTCAGCCGGGCCCTGCGGTGCGCCGCACTGTGCTTCGGAGCCGGGCTCGTGCTGGTGACGGGCGCCGTCGCCGTGGCCTGGGCGACCACTGAGTCGCCGCCGGACCACCTGATACGGGTCACCACGACGGCCGGAGAGCGCTGTGGGGAGTTCGTGGGTTCCGGCCGGGACGGGGTCATCCTGAGGATCGCGCAGGACGGCGGCCGCGAGCGGCTCGTCCTGCCCTCGCGCACGGTGCTGACGATGACCCCGGTCGGCACGTGCGGTGCGGCACAGTGACGGGGGACGGGATGAGGGCCACGCGCATCGCCCTGCTGATCGGTGTGGGCTCCACACCCGACGCCGCCCACCGGTTCGCCCCGCTGGAGGATCCGGTCGCCGCGGACCAGCGGCTGCTGGCCTCAGCCCTCACGGCCTCCGGATACACGGTGGAGACGCTGGAGGACGCGACCCGCGCGGAGATCGTTACACGTATCGACGAGGTCGCCCGGGGCGTTCCGGCCGACGGAACCCTGCTGCTGCACTTCTCTGGGCACGGGCTGCGCATCGGCGCCACCGACTATCTCGTACCGTCCAACGCCCGCGCCCCGCGCGACGGTGACGGCTGGCGGCCCTCATACCTGGAGTCCCTGTTGCCCGCCGACATCAGCCCCTACCTGGCCGACTGCCGGGCGCGGATGGTGCTGTGGCTGATCGACGCCTGCCGCGACCAGCCGGCCGAGGGCACGCCCGTCTTCGGCAGCAGCATCCTCCGGGGGCAGCCGGACGGGCGGTTCGCCGTGCTGACCGCTGGCCGGGCGGGCCAGCGCGCCGGGTACACCGCGGAGGGCAGCTTCTTCACCGCGGGACTGGCCGAGGCCCTCGGCCCGATGACCGTTGCGCGGACCGTGCAGGAGGTGTTCGACACGGCGCGACGGCACGCCGTGCGCTCGGCACGCCGGCTGCTTGGTGAGCAGCAGGAACCGCAGATCTACTACAGCGGTGAACGACGAGGCGCGGGCCACGGTCGTCTGCGAGGGGCGCCGGCTGCTGGAGACGTGGCGGGAGGCGGTCGCGGAGACCATGCTCTGGGACCGGGTGCCCCCGGAGGATGCGGGCTGTGTGCCCCGGCTCAAGGAGGCGCTGACCCAGCTCGTCGAGGACTGCGCGGTCACCGTGCACCGCGTGCAAGAACGGATGCCGGACCCGTGGGCCGACGACGACTTCCCCGTACGGCTGCTGTGCGACCGGTTGCCGGAGCTGCTGCCGAAGACGGTTGCTTTGTCCGCGCTGGAAGCGGCAGCGCTGGTGGCGACTCCCTTCCTGCACGAGGCGGCCTGGGCGGGCCGGTTCAGTCATGCGGCGGAGATCTCCGCGTACTCGGTGGGACGGCAGAAGAACGGCGACGCCTGGCGGCGGCACTACGAGCAGGTGGCCGCGCACCATCCGCACATCGCGGAGAAGGTGTCCCGGTGTATGAGAGGCGGCCGTCCCGACGACGCACACGGCGTGGCGCTGTGGCTGGTGCACCGCTGGATCGCCGAGCTGTTCGAGACGGCGGAGGAGCCCGTGCCGCAGGCAGGGTCCCTGGGGCTCGCCGCCGCGTTCCTGGGCCGCGACGAGAGCGACCACTACACGGCCGAGCTGTCCCAGGCCCTGCGCGCGATCGCCTCCGGCATGTCCCTGGGCGCACCCGTGGCCGCGGGCGACGCCCACGACCTGGAGTTCCCGATACCCGGAGCCGGGCGGCAGTCGCTGCGGACCACCGAGTCGGCCGCCCTGCTCCATCTGGCCTCGGTGCTGGCCGTGGACGCGCGCCGGCTGCCCGAAGTGCTCGCCGAGCATCTCGCCGGCTCCGATCCGGTCCACCCGCAGGAGGCCGTGCACGCGGCGCGCGCGGTGCACTGGCACGCCTCCGGCGGGGAGCTGCACCTGGACGCGGCCTGCCGGCACCCCGCGCTGCACGCGGCCCTCGCGCAGCTGGCCGAACACGCCGACGAACTCGCCCGCGAGCTGCGCGAGTCGATGCGCCGCCTGCCCCCGTCCCGGTCCGTCGTGCTGTCCGGGGTGCCGGCGCGCGTCACGGACCGGGGCCTGCGCCCCAGGGAGGAGCGGGGCCGTAGGGCGTACGACGTCCCGCTGCTGCGCTTCCAGCTCGCCCAGACGGAGGTGCGCGAGCTGCTGATGGGCGAACGCCTCTACGACGGCGAGCCCCAGCTCGCGCTGCGTGAGCTGTACCAGAACGCGATGGACGCCTGCCGCTACCGCGCGATGCGCCACCGCTATCTGGAGGCCAGGGGTGAACAGCCCGGCTCCTGGGCGGGGCAGATCACCATCACCGAGGGAGAGGACGAGCGCGGCCGGTACGTCGAGTGCCGGGACAACGGCGTGGGCATGGGCCTGGAGCAGCTCCGGAGCACGTTCACCATGGCTGGGCGCCGTTTCGAGCAGTCCCGCGCGTTCCGCAAGGAGCAGGCGGACTGGCACCGGCAGGACCCGTCGCTGCGGCTGTATCCAAACAGCCGTTTCGGCATTGGTGTGTTCAGCTATTTCATGCTCGCCGAGGAGATGACGGTCGTAACCCGGCCGGTCGGCGTCGACGGGATTCCGGAGCGGAAGGCGCTGCGGGTGGAGATTCCGGGCAGTGCGAACCTCTTCCGTATCCAGGTGCACGAAGCCGCAGGCGACAGTCTGCTGGAGGGCGGCACGCGCATCCGGCTGCACCTGCGGGACTCGGTCCTGAGGGGCGGGCAGTCGGCGCTGGAAACGCTGCGGCGGCTGGTCCTGGTCAGCGAGTTCGATCTGGAGGTGCGAGACGTCTCCGGGCAGGGATGCCACTGGCGGCCCGGCGTGCTCCAGTACGACGCCGAGGACGATGAGCCGGCCTTCGTGGAGGGCGTGCCGCAGCTGCTGTGGTGGGTCGACGGCAAGGGCGCCGTCCTGTGCGACGGCATCGCGACGGACCAACAGCCCTTCGGCTACGTCCTCAACCTGACCGGCCCGCACGCGGGAGAGCTGAGCCTGAACCGCAAGCAGCTCAAGGCGTACGACGATGCCTGGGAGCGGGAGCAGTGGGCGCGCGGCGCGGCGGCGCTGGCCTCGTGGCCGGGGCTGAACGTGCCGTGGCTGTGGCGGCTGGAGCGGGAGAGGCTCGCCGCCGCTCGGGTGCTGTGGAAGGAGTGGCGGGGCAAAGGGATCGTCGTACAGCAAGGAGCAGGGCGTCCGGTGGTGGATCTGGACGCCGTCGGCTGGTTCGAGCTGGACCAGGGCCTCGGGATGTCCAGCGACACGCCCGCACGTGACGAGAGACGCCAACTGGTGGCCCCCTGGCGCGCGGCGGCCCTGCCGGGCACGCAGCCGACTCGGTCCAGCGGCCCGCGTCCCGCCTCGCTGGCCGCGTATCCTGTCCCTGCCCCGGGCTGGTCGTACGTCGCGATGGGCAACCCCGCGGACTGGGATGCCAACTGGCCCTACTCGATCCGTCCCGAGGACTGGCGTTCGGTCGTCGCGGTCGCCCACGACCTGGACATGACGGTGCTCGACGTCCTGCGGATCCGGCGCGCCCTGCGCCTCGCCCATCCCCGGCTGAGCCCGCCCCCCGTCCGGGACGGGGATCTGGCCTGGACGCCGCGCCTGCTGGACACGCACATCATGGAAGCGCTGCTGAGCCGCCCAGCGACCCGGGGACGGTGGCGACGGCAGGGACAGAACGACTACTTACATCCCGCTGACGACCTCGGCGGCATCGTGCGCGTCGGCGGCGCCTGGACGCTCGGCGAACTCATCGAGGAGTGCCGCAAGTACCAGCCCTTCCTGGCCGCTCCCGTGCCGTTCGTGCCACCGCATCATCAGGATCATGTCTGCGCCAGCGACGATCTGACCCTTCTGTACGTCAAGGACGCCTTGTCGGGTTGGCACCCGACCCGCCGGCCCTGGGACGTCCTAGATGCGGCGCGGGCCCTTGAGATCGACGTGACGGAAGCGGTCGACCGGCTGGCCCGCTTCGCGTGGCTGGGCTG contains these protein-coding regions:
- a CDS encoding L,D-transpeptidase family protein, which produces MRPGVVLALVSASCLALLGAAPGSGPVPLPATMADTGGGSQLIVARAPDTGATAGTVSWWDLRDGQWVQAGSAPARFGAGGLVEGGSRVQDTKTTPTGLYDLPFGFGTKAAPAGTTVEYRPVGDGSWWCQDNASASYNRWVDPLPADCRATESEHLIDYPGQYAYALVIGFNYDRPVRGRGAGIFLHVNGVAATAGCVSVPEGAMRRILAWARPSAKPHMAIGTDSGDTAVTRY
- a CDS encoding HD domain-containing protein translates to MNDEARATVVCEGRRLLETWREAVAETMLWDRVPPEDAGCVPRLKEALTQLVEDCAVTVHRVQERMPDPWADDDFPVRLLCDRLPELLPKTVALSALEAAALVATPFLHEAAWAGRFSHAAEISAYSVGRQKNGDAWRRHYEQVAAHHPHIAEKVSRCMRGGRPDDAHGVALWLVHRWIAELFETAEEPVPQAGSLGLAAAFLGRDESDHYTAELSQALRAIASGMSLGAPVAAGDAHDLEFPIPGAGRQSLRTTESAALLHLASVLAVDARRLPEVLAEHLAGSDPVHPQEAVHAARAVHWHASGGELHLDAACRHPALHAALAQLAEHADELARELRESMRRLPPSRSVVLSGVPARVTDRGLRPREERGRRAYDVPLLRFQLAQTEVRELLMGERLYDGEPQLALRELYQNAMDACRYRAMRHRYLEARGEQPGSWAGQITITEGEDERGRYVECRDNGVGMGLEQLRSTFTMAGRRFEQSRAFRKEQADWHRQDPSLRLYPNSRFGIGVFSYFMLAEEMTVVTRPVGVDGIPERKALRVEIPGSANLFRIQVHEAAGDSLLEGGTRIRLHLRDSVLRGGQSALETLRRLVLVSEFDLEVRDVSGQGCHWRPGVLQYDAEDDEPAFVEGVPQLLWWVDGKGAVLCDGIATDQQPFGYVLNLTGPHAGELSLNRKQLKAYDDAWEREQWARGAAALASWPGLNVPWLWRLERERLAAARVLWKEWRGKGIVVQQGAGRPVVDLDAVGWFELDQGLGMSSDTPARDERRQLVAPWRAAALPGTQPTRSSGPRPASLAAYPVPAPGWSYVAMGNPADWDANWPYSIRPEDWRSVVAVAHDLDMTVLDVLRIRRALRLAHPRLSPPPVRDGDLAWTPRLLDTHIMEALLSRPATRGRWRRQGQNDYLHPADDLGGIVRVGGAWTLGELIEECRKYQPFLAAPVPFVPPHHQDHVCASDDLTLLYVKDALSGWHPTRRPWDVLDAARALEIDVTEAVDRLARFAWLGWAVPDADEVERWATVPEEILGVLEEFCLVDGSGVLTLPWAATFALAGDEDVPLHRAEEKLQRWSGFLGLTYQPRHDGTSYGNRVVPTASTATFVRQVHAAGLPLEEGLSLRDLAYVSPVHGLTNRDDLAQAAEELRDAGVDVPIAAGGLLRAWDDMPFPTRAAFSAADLSWPGSDYPVLPSSDVLFLASVNLKAALAATWETARREAKLFGLPVPRLPAALRDLRPGMEEADALLDWGIGEDDEWFESPRWTPLTGKALAVCARSWRSGAAAAYARLAPLRELGALVPELSPEDVTRLPSHVPDTEDVLALGVEHRVSAPGEPLCPLDLVSLAGRLGEPVDRTWGRIAPYLPFEPAPDLPADAVPAVLPLWQDLILLSRRADGALPALEGRVDAEHLRFAAHAVGESEGWVRERLALYAGLFRLEL
- a CDS encoding aldo/keto reductase encodes the protein MPFSRLATATTPTAHLGLGLAAVGRPGYINLDRDTDLGDDRSVEALRSRTHELLDAAYAQGVRYFDVARSYGRSEEFLADWLNARPDIDDAVVGSKWGYTYTAGWSTDAERHEVKDHSLATYERQRAETEALLGDRLDLYQIHSVTPDSPALTDKDLHARLAEAAAGGLTLGFSTSGPAQADAIRAALAVTVDGEPLFRTVQSTYNVLERSAGPALAEAHDAGLTVIVKEGMANGRLAAPHAPEALQEVAAATGLGCDAVALAWILREPWVGVVLSGAATVPQLVSNLHAPAVDLDADQMTRLATLAEDPRAYWEHRGQLPWH
- a CDS encoding argininosuccinate synthase, with product MTERVVLAYSGGLDTSVAIGWIAEETGAEVIAVAVDVGQGGEDLDVIRKRALACGAVEAEVADAKDEFADEYCLPAIKANALYMDRYPLVSALSRPTIVKHLVAAAKKHGATTVAHGCTGKGNDQVRFEAGIVALAPDLKCIAPVRDYAMTRDKAIAFCEEKQLPIATTKKSPYSIDQNVFGRAVETGFLEDIWNAPIEDIYEYTSNPAVAREADEVVISFKEGVPVAIDGKPVTVLQAIQQLNERAGAQGIGRIDMVEDRLVGIKSREVYEAPGAIALITAHQELENVTVERELARYKRQVEQRWGELVYDGQWFSPLKRALDGFINEANQHVTGDIRMTLHGGRAVVTGRRSTESLYDFNLATYDTGDTFDQSAAKGFIDIYSLSSKIAAKRDLA
- a CDS encoding TetR/AcrR family transcriptional regulator gives rise to the protein MALDRDHVLRSAAALLTRKSTATMDDVAKAAGISRATLHRHFAGRDALVRALEQLGIAECEGALDRARPEEGSAAEAVRRLVREIQPAAGLLAFLYGENQLWEGDRQNEGWQRLDTRIGALFQRGQRGGEFRIDLSPVWLTEALYGLIASCAWATLDGRVASRDFPTMIAELLLGGALRREEP
- the argH gene encoding argininosuccinate lyase translates to MSSNSGDVRLWGGRFADGPAEALAKLSASVHFDWRLAPYDIAGSRAHARVLHKAGLLTDDELTRMLGGLDQLEADVAAGTFVGTIADEDVHTALERGLLERLGPDLGGKLRAGRSRNDQVATLFRMYLRDHARIIGGLVADLQDALIGLAEAHPDVAMPGRTHLQHAQPVLFAHHVLAHVQSLSRDAERLRQWDERTAVSPYGSGALAGSSLGLDPEAVAEDLGFEHGSVGNSIDGTASRDFVAEFAFITAMIGVNLSRIAEEIIIWNTKEFSFVTLHDAFSTGSSIMPQKKNPDIAELARGKSGRLIGNLTGLLATLKALPLAYNRDLQEDKEPVFDSCDQLEVLLPAFTGMIATLTVNRERMEELAPAGFSLATDIAEWLVKQGVPFRVAHEVAGECVKVAEAEGKELDDLTDEQFAKISAHLTPEVRSVLNVPGALASRNGRGGTAPSAVAVQLTEVKADVAAQHAWADAKKA
- a CDS encoding alpha/beta fold hydrolase; the encoded protein is MRAPRTRRTGRTARLLAAAAAAALCALGTTAPASAADTPPPGANDWSCKPDAAHPQPVVLVNGTFKTSYENWLTLSPELVRAGYCVFSFEYGGLETAPIPDAAAQLRDFVNAVLGATGARKVDIVGHSQGGMMPRYYVKFLGGATKVDDLVGIVPSNHGTSNPLALAAGATVCPSCVDQTAGSDFLQRLNSDPEAPVGPDYTAVATRYDEVVVPYTSAFLDGPDSYVTNVLLQDRCPLDTTEHDQAPKSPLVEQWVLNALGRKGPADPAFVPRCVGTG